One stretch of Portunus trituberculatus isolate SZX2019 chromosome 23, ASM1759143v1, whole genome shotgun sequence DNA includes these proteins:
- the LOC123507821 gene encoding LOW QUALITY PROTEIN: uncharacterized protein LOC123507821 (The sequence of the model RefSeq protein was modified relative to this genomic sequence to represent the inferred CDS: deleted 2 bases in 1 codon) — MEAEEQCMEEMTTQTCTENEEYICSENEKQEVEAEGQDKEEMTQRCIRDKECFDAERQEEKSKEQNKEVTQIYVKDKECFDDRERQEEESTEQDKEGIIQIYMKNEECFDVERQEESTEQDKEEMTQIKMKNKECFDGERQEEESKDQRKEEITQIKMKNKECFDDGEEESKEQDKEEMIQTYMKDKECFDGERQEEESKEQHEEEMPQICLKDKEFLSDGERQEVESTEQDEEEGMMQTCMENVECLISECEKQDMQNFEDGEPLQNSDLTPVASESPESVGSKENTNNSIESINEGVNYGKNINGDSMNEGEKEDSLETSETLELKAETGRRKRKESKAFPCDKCGRISHSSANFKKHMMTHTGERPYVCHLCHKTFRQRHHLADHWRVHSGERPFKCEMCDSRFIQKSSLNMHKKRHSGVKAFSCSECSYATYEKVHLMAHMRTHTGEKPYQCEECGQAFSTATRLKYHRMIHTGERRYKCGECGVPFREKVTLQTHMAVHLKLGPFECEECGQEFPRLASLSLHRKVHNNKDNYLYVHDKEANQCFRSAMEKASHDKTPQVTQPSQPSEETLRHESDWEAESGGTDAPSPHGTPEQPAVKYAEQGTPATPPRHPLSPASCISPEANSPLLSKISSSPETDSQHRLKENLASNLKYSFEASGSDVDPAQVREALENGTVLETQGDDGKGFFIVLPPALKNKDIMVLADSHSHPQLTFQTPFLKDRDSAFEGNLSPNILSENVLEGHGALYPGVGMVEEVHECDMDSVGLEEEICSEVEGEMIHPCEAESIECIFNTNCQEEVLEPLGGYSEAVEEHLSPDGTSLMLWKDNSTNQLGNVTYIIDAGKKEPIIIHTQDEGCVPDLTGLVSSAKGKRQRAKGSRQVLKEREGSSLELGECVKIRISSRKARIKKQRSQKVYTCEHCGKPCKSSSNYIAHLRTHSGERPYFCALCWMGFKQISHLRSHIRVHTGERPYVCNLCDAAFTQSSRLNSHKRNVHADGHTQVKKKKEKEKCTPGSKIKNFFCQHCNKTYIGECLKVEHMKTHRHLPQYVCETCSMRFKNKTSLLSHAAKHSDGRQVCEVCGVEVASLQDLARHTAMEHNRSLASGDPVDMYINVKIGEESDFIVLNPAVKDSVGGGVEVQLKSEGVAEADAESGLCEVKQEVIHLTDMDGTVKSEVEVMSTQVKVKEEEVAVHDITHTSPLKDKHHSDQQQQQQQEEEEEEEESSGLLTDSAREAPGSDEDEEDTAKEREMKDKPFITYIDEVGKKVWLCKVCDRSFGQSSNLYCHLRMHTGDKPYHCSVCPRAFRQISHLKDHMRRHTGAKPHRCSRCGKCFTQRSAVRRHIRVLHNGDAVALRDPESGLTKEVIDTLREECGLLSQDVEEGNALATSTHTLLQEEDNQNISYACKLCQKQFSQASSLNAHTKRCRKSLKLVPAEDTCCVCAKSFSSATQLLSHQEACSLMQHDHDLKNKTETTPRSAEKCVSDLKKSHCKNNGDTESKKSRHKLVKRASVNSNNLVTQNQFKCKDCGEVLQGMASYKAHLQAHSEELQQVCVMCGEAFKRASALRYHQSMKHGREDRRYKDFCSTMQEGNTEEDIVKVKIETDSEESLTLTEEDEMEEGSDREPNTRVKPRKIFLMRKSKRDLKSTTRDTLRSVSGTTRRDSENDKEVNENSTDNLDSNSYVCSACGMAFSRSSKLRHHTAMWCRGRRGTRLNAKRRPLHAEKSPVKVSKVDRTPENHRSKGTAASPAACATPESVSEPLVSERDSDVPAATARVKERSVKLSSDVLHCDTCDTCFPDTEARNKHVCSQASEKPFRCEHCLLRFRRKAHLFNHYRRHAREAL, encoded by the exons ATGGAGGCAGAGGAGCAGTGCATGGAAGAAATGACAACACAAACATGCACAGAGAATGAGGAATATATCTGCAGTGAAAATGAGAAGCAAGAAGTGGAGGCTGAGGGGCaggacaaggaagaaatgaCACAGAGATGCATAAGGGATAAGGAATGTTTTGATgcagagagacaagaagagaagagtaaagagCAGAACAAGGAAGTGACACAGATATACGTAAAGGATAAGGAATGTTTTGATGATCgagaaaggcaagaagaggagagtaCAGAGCAGGACAAGGAAGGAATTATACAAATATAcatgaagaatgaagaatgttTTGATgtagaaagacaagaggagagtACAGAGCaggacaaggaagaaatgacacagataaagatgaagaataaagaatgttttgatggagaaagacaagaagaggagagtaaagaccagcgtaaggaagaaataacacagataaagatgaagaataaagaatgttttgacgatggagaagaagagagtaaagaacaggacaaggaagaaatgaTACAGACATACATGAAGGATAAGGAATGTTTTGacggagaaagacaagaagaggagagtaaagagcAGCATGAGGAAGAAATGCCACAGATATGCTTGAAGGATAAGGAATTTctcagtgatggagagagacaagaagtgGAGAGCACAGagcaggacgaggaagaaggaatgatgcAGACTTGTATGGAGAATGTGGAATGTCTTATCAGTGAGTGTGAAAAACAAGACATGCAAAACTTTGAAGATGGTGAGCCTTTACAGAACTCAGATCTCACCCCAGTGGCTTCTGAGTCTCCTGAGAGTGTAGGTAGCAAGGAAAACACTAATAACAGTATTGAATCTATTAATGAGGGTGTAAACTATGGCAAAAACATTAATGGGGACTCCATGAATGAGGGTGAGAAGGAAGACAGTTTGGAGACAAGTGAAACGCTCGAATTAAAAGcagaaacaggaaggagaaagaggaaggagagtaaggCATTCCCGTGTGACAAGTGCGGCCGCATATCTCACTCCTCCGCCAACTTCAAGAAACACATGATGACCCACACAGGGGAGCGACCATATGTGTGCCACCTGTGCCACAAGACCTTCAGGCAGCGGCACCACCTGGCGGACCACTGGCGGGTGCACTCAGGGGAACGGCCCTTTAAATGTGAAATGTGCGACAGTCGGTTTATTCAGAAGTCTTCCTTAAACATGCATAAAAAGCGTCATTCAGGAGTGAAGGCGTTTTCATGTAGTGAGTGTAGTTATGCCACATATGAGAAGGTGCATTTGATGGCCCACATGCGGACACACACCGGGGAGAAGCCATACcagtgtgaggagtgtggccAGGCCTTCTCCACAGCCACCAGACTCAAGTACCACCGCATGATTCACACTGGCGAGCGGAGGTacaagtgtggtgagtgtggcgtgCCATTCCGGGAGAAGGTGACACTGCAGACACACATGGCCGTCCACCTCAAGCTGGGGCCATttgagtgtgaggagtgtggccAGGAGTTCCCCCGCCTGGCCAGTCTGTCGCTGCACCGCAAAGttcacaacaacaaagacaattaCCTGTACGTGCATGACAAGGAAGCCAACCAGTGCTTCAGATCTGCCATGGAGAAAGCCTCCCATGATAAGACGCCACAGGTTACCCAGCCATCACAGCCATCCGAGGAAACACTGAGGCATGAGAGTGACTGGGAGGCAGAGTCAGGTGGCACAGACGCTCCCTCACCCCATGGCACACCTGAGCAACCAGCAGTGAAGTATGCAGAGCAAGGAACACCAGCCACCCCTCCCAGGCATCCTCTGAGCCCAGCATCTTGTATATCACCAGAAGCCAACAGTCCATTGCTGAGTAAGATTTCCTCTTCCCCAGAGACTGACTCACAGCACAGACTGAAGGAGAATCTGGCGTCTAACCTGAAGTATAGTTTTGAGGCGAGTGGCAGCGATGTTGACCCAGCCCAGGTGAGAGAGGCGCTGGAGAATGGCACTGTGCTGGAGACACAGGGTGACGACGGCAAGGGTTTCTTCATTGTGTTGCCACCAGCACTGAAGAACAAGGACATCATGGTGCTGGCGGACTCCCACAGCCATCCACAGCTAACATTTCAGACTCCA TTCTTGAAGGACAGAGATTCAGCCTTCGAGGGAAACCTGTCCCCGAACATCCTGTCAGAGAATGTCTTGGAGGGCCATGGGGCGCTGTATCCTGGGGTggggatggtggaggaggtgcaTGAGTGTGACATGGACTCTGTGGgcctggaggaggagatatgcAGCGAGGTTGAAGGGGAAATGATACACCCATGTGAGGCAGAGTCCATTGAGTGCATTTTCAACACAAACTGCCAGGAGGAAGTGTTGGAGCCCTTGGGTGGGTATTCTGAGGCTGTTGAGGAGCACCTTTCACCTGACGGCACCTCACTTATGCTGTGGAAGGACAACAGCACCAACCAGCTGGGCAACGTCACCTACATCATAGACGCTGGGAAGAAAGAACCCATCATCATCCACACCCAAGATGAAGGTTGTGTGCCTGACCTTACTGGCCTTGTGTCCTCAGCGAAGGGGAAGAGGCAGAGGGCCAAGGGAAGCCGGCAGGTcctgaaagagagggaaggcagTAGTCTTGAGTTAGGAGAGTGTGTCAAGATAAGGATCAGCAGTAGGAAAGCCAGAATCAAAAAGCAACGGTCCCAAAAGGTGTACACCTGTGAGCATTGTGGAAAGCCTTGCAAGAGTTCATCTAATTACATCGCCCACCTGCGGACACACTCAGGGGAGCGGCCTTACTTCTGTGCGCTGTGCTGGATGGGTTTCAAACAGATATCCCACCTGCGGTCCCACATCCGGGTGCACACAGGAGAGCGGCCCTACGTGTGCAACCTGTGCGACGCGGCCTTCACACAGTCCTCCAGGCTCAACTCCCACAAGAGGAACGTACACGCTGACGGACACACccaagtgaagaagaaaaaggaaaaggagaaatgcacGCCAGGAAGTAAGATCAAGAATTTTTTCTGCCAGCACTGCAACAAGACGTACATCGGCGAGTGCCTCAAGGTGGAGCACATGAAGACCCACCGCCACCTGCCGCAGTACGTGTGTGAAACGTGCAGCATGCGGTTTAAAAACAAGACTTCCCTGCTGAGCCATGCTGCCAAGCACTCTGACGGCCGgcaggtgtgtgaggtgtgtggcgTAGAGGTGGCAAGCCTGCAGGACCTGGCCAGGCACACAGCCATGGAGCACAACAGGAGTCTGGCCAGCGGCGACCCCGTTGACATGTACATCAACGTgaagataggagaggaaagCGACTTCATCGTCCTGAACCCAGCCGTGAAGGACAGTGTGGGTGGCGGGGTGGAGGTGCAGCTGAAGAGTGAGGGTGTGGCGGAGGCAGATGCGGAGTCAGGCCTGTGTGAGGTGAAGCAGGAAGTGATCCACCTGACTGACATGGATGGCACTGTCAAGAGTGAAGTGGAGGTGATGTCAACACAGGTGAaggtcaaggaagaggaagtggctGTGCATGACATCACTCACACATCCCCACTCAAAGACAAACACCACAgtgatcagcagcagcagcagcagcaagaggaggaggaggaggaagaggaaagctccGGCCTGTTAACAGACTCAGCAAGGGAAGCCCCAGGaagtgatgaggatgaagaggacacggccaaggaaagggagatgaaagacaaACCATTCATCACGTATATAGATGAGGTGGGCAAGAAGGTGTGGCTGTGCAAGGTGTGTGACCGATCATTTGGTCAGTCATCTAATCTGTACTGCCACCTGCGCATGCACACCGGGGACAAGCCCTACCATTGCAGTGTGTGTCCCCGCGCCTTCCGCCAGATCTCCCACCTCAAGGATCATATGCGGCGCCACACTGGGGCCAAACCACACCGCTGCAGCCGCTGTGGCAAGTGCTTCACCCAGCGGTCAGCTGTGCGGCGCCACATCAGGGTGCTGCACAATGGTGACGCTGTGGCCTTGAGGGATCCGGAGAGCGGCCTCACCAAGGAGGTCATTGATACGCTGAGGGAGGAGTGTGGGCTGCTGTCTCAGGATGTAGAGGAGGGGAATGCTCTAGccaccagtacacacacactccttcaggaggaggacaacCAGAACATATCCTATGCTTGTAAACTGTGTCAGAAGCAGTTCAGTCAAGCCTCTAGTCTTAatgcacacacaaaaagatGCAGAAAATCTTTAAAACTTGTTCCAGCAGAGGACACATGCTGTGTTTGTGCGAAGAGCTTCTCCTCTGCCACCCAGCTGCTGAGTCACCAGGAGGCTTGCAGCTTGATGCAGCATGACCATGACCTGAAAAATAAGACTGAAACAACACCAAGGAGTGCTGAAAAGTGTGTAAGTGACCTCAAAAAGTCACATTGCAAGAATAATGGAGATACAGAAAGTAAAAAGAGTAGACACAAGCTGGTGAAAAGAGCAAGTGTTAATAGTAACAATCTTGTGACTCAGAATCAGTTCAAATGCAAGGATTGTGGGGAAGTGTTGCAGGGCATGGCATCATACAAGGCACACCTGCAGGCCCACAGTGAGGAGCTGCAGCAAGTGTGTGTGATGTGCGGGGAGGCCTTCAAGCGAGCCTCCGCTCTGAGGTACCACCAGAGCATGAAGCATGGCAGGGAGGACAGGCGGTACAAAGACTTCTGCTCCACCATGCAGGAAGGCAACACAGAGGAGGACATTGTTAAGGTGAAGATCGAGACAGATTCTGAGGAGAGTTTGACCTTAACTGAGGAagatgaaatggaggaaggcAGTGACAGAGAACCAAATACCAGAGTGAAGCCAAGGAAGATATTTTTGATGCGTAAATCAAAACGAGATTTGAAAAGCACCACAAGAGACACCCTGAGAAGTGTAAGTGGCACAACTCGGAGGGATAGTGAGAATGATAAGGAAGTCAATGAAAACTCTACTGATAATTTAGATAGCAATAGCTATGTGTGCAGTGCATGTGGCATGGCATTCTCTCGCTCCTCCAAGCTGCGGCACCACACAGCCATGTGGTGCAGGGGACGGCGCGGCACACGGCTCAATGCCAAGAGGCGCCCACTTCATGCCGAAAAGTCTCCGGTGAAAGTCAGTAAAGTGGACAGGACACCAGAGAACCACAGAAGTAAAGGCACTGCAGCTTCACCAGCTGCCTGTGCCACACCAGAGTCTGTGAGTGAACCtttagtgagtgagagagacagtgacGTTCCTGCTGCCACTGCAAGAGTCAAGGAGAGAAGTGTGAAGCTGAGTAGTGATGTGTTGCATTGTGACACCTGTGATACGTGTTTTCCAGACACAGAGGCGCGTAACAAGCACGTGTGTTCCCAAGCCAGTGAGAAACCCTTCAGGTGTGAACACTGCCTGCTGAGGTTCAGGCGCAAGGCTCACCTCTTCAACCATTACAGAAGGCATGCCAGGGAGGCCTTGTAG